A single genomic interval of Stieleria maiorica harbors:
- the hydA gene encoding dihydropyrimidinase, producing MSLLIQNGTIITPDQRFVADILVTGETIDRIAPRIDPAEAGDVELIDANGKYVFPGFIDPHVHIYLPFMGTYAKDTYDSGSRAALVGGTTTLIEMCCPAREDDPWEAYQLWKSKAEGISACDYSFHMGVTRFDESTAPLLRRIVDDGITSFKVFLAYKGAFGVNDEELYQTCRLARELGVVVTAHCENADLVAQLQSALVAAGKVGPEFHEPSRPVSVEAEGVHHFCTFLKMTGASGYIVHTSCRDAVEAALKFQTQGVDVAIETVIPYLVLDKTYAERPDFEGAKYVMSPPIRDRDHQAYLWNALRAGLISTVATDHAPFDFAGQKEMGKPPESDFTKIPNGIPSVEHRPTLLYTHGVASGRIDLHRFVELLSTAAAKQFGMFPRKGSIQPGCDADLVIWDPEYRGTISAATHTMDTDYDGFEGFEIVGRPEVVTCRGQVSVREGRFVGTLGHGRQVTRHLRSQTQP from the coding sequence ATGTCGCTTCTGATCCAAAACGGCACGATCATCACGCCCGATCAGCGCTTTGTCGCTGACATCTTGGTCACGGGGGAAACGATTGACCGCATCGCCCCGCGGATCGATCCGGCCGAGGCCGGGGATGTCGAACTGATTGACGCCAACGGCAAGTACGTGTTTCCGGGATTCATTGATCCCCACGTGCACATCTATTTGCCGTTCATGGGAACCTATGCCAAGGACACCTATGATTCCGGCAGCCGCGCCGCCCTGGTCGGCGGCACGACGACGCTGATCGAAATGTGTTGTCCGGCACGTGAGGACGACCCTTGGGAGGCGTATCAGTTGTGGAAGAGCAAGGCCGAAGGGATTTCGGCGTGTGATTATTCGTTCCACATGGGCGTCACTCGGTTCGACGAAAGCACGGCGCCGCTGTTGCGCCGGATCGTTGACGATGGCATCACGTCGTTCAAGGTGTTCTTGGCCTACAAGGGCGCCTTCGGTGTCAACGACGAAGAACTCTATCAAACGTGTCGCTTGGCAAGGGAACTGGGCGTCGTGGTCACGGCCCATTGCGAAAACGCCGACTTGGTCGCCCAGCTTCAGTCTGCCCTGGTCGCCGCCGGCAAGGTCGGTCCGGAATTCCACGAACCGTCGCGGCCGGTCTCGGTCGAAGCCGAGGGCGTGCATCACTTTTGTACGTTCTTGAAAATGACCGGTGCGTCCGGGTACATCGTCCACACCTCCTGCCGGGACGCCGTCGAAGCCGCGTTAAAGTTTCAAACACAGGGCGTCGACGTCGCCATCGAAACGGTGATTCCCTACCTGGTGCTGGACAAAACCTACGCCGAACGACCGGACTTTGAAGGCGCCAAGTATGTGATGAGCCCACCGATTCGCGATCGCGATCACCAGGCCTATCTGTGGAACGCGCTGCGGGCCGGATTGATTTCGACGGTGGCAACCGACCACGCGCCGTTCGACTTTGCCGGCCAAAAAGAGATGGGCAAGCCGCCCGAATCCGACTTCACCAAGATCCCCAACGGTATCCCGTCGGTCGAACATCGTCCCACGCTGTTGTACACCCATGGCGTCGCGTCCGGCCGCATCGACCTGCACCGCTTTGTCGAACTTCTGTCCACCGCCGCGGCAAAGCAGTTCGGGATGTTCCCGCGCAAAGGCAGTATCCAACCGGGGTGCGACGCCGACTTGGTGATTTGGGATCCCGAGTATCGCGGCACGATCTCGGCGGCGACTCATACGATGGACACCGACTACGACGGATTCGAAGGCTTTGAAATCGTCGGCCGCCCCGAAGTGGTCACCTGTCGCGGCCAAGTCTCGGTCCGCGAGGGCCGCTTCGTCGGCACCCTCGGCCACGGCCGACAGGTCACCCGACATCTTCGATCACAAACTCAGCCGTAG
- a CDS encoding ATP-binding protein has protein sequence MPKKKASSSVPPPTRKIQAPPAEIRYAAELAVMREADTNPRPDGWLLSPASVVDFICGTDGEKVGTKKSTALAISEKFVGPRDIIQRCVVTLAGERGLMLVGEPGTAKSMLGELLAVAISGSGALAVQGTAGTTEDQIRYGWNYAMLLDRGPRPEALVPSPVMQAMRQGKIVRFEEVTRCLPEVQDALISILSERRMMVPELGDEDSSVFAAPGFSLIATANLRDRGVSEMSAALKRRFNFETIAPISDAARECQLVSTRAAALLHESGSDKPIDQSLIELLVTVFRDLRSGRTDEGWQVNRPSTVMSTAEAVAVATAIMRESAFFPSGFDPVSRMPGHLLGVVMKDDEKDRERLLGYWDGPVRRRAKNGAPLWEKLSVMRGVLDDTL, from the coding sequence ATGCCAAAAAAGAAAGCCTCTTCCTCCGTCCCACCTCCGACGCGAAAAATCCAAGCCCCGCCGGCGGAAATCCGCTACGCGGCGGAATTAGCGGTGATGCGCGAAGCGGATACCAATCCCCGGCCGGACGGCTGGCTGCTCTCGCCGGCTTCGGTCGTCGATTTCATCTGTGGCACCGACGGTGAAAAAGTCGGCACCAAGAAATCGACGGCACTGGCGATCAGCGAAAAGTTTGTCGGCCCCCGAGACATCATCCAACGCTGTGTCGTGACGCTGGCCGGTGAACGCGGGCTGATGTTGGTCGGTGAACCCGGAACCGCCAAATCGATGCTGGGTGAATTGCTGGCCGTCGCGATCAGCGGCAGCGGCGCGTTGGCCGTCCAAGGCACCGCGGGGACGACCGAAGACCAGATCCGATACGGATGGAACTATGCGATGCTGCTCGACCGCGGCCCCCGGCCCGAAGCCCTCGTCCCCTCGCCGGTCATGCAGGCGATGCGGCAGGGCAAGATCGTCCGCTTTGAAGAAGTCACACGTTGTTTGCCCGAAGTCCAGGACGCGTTGATTTCGATCTTGAGCGAACGACGGATGATGGTGCCCGAACTGGGCGATGAAGATTCCAGCGTGTTCGCCGCGCCGGGGTTCTCGCTGATCGCGACGGCCAACCTCAGAGACCGCGGGGTGTCCGAAATGTCGGCGGCGTTGAAACGTCGGTTCAATTTCGAAACCATCGCGCCGATTTCTGATGCGGCCCGCGAATGTCAATTGGTCTCAACCCGCGCCGCAGCGCTGCTGCATGAATCGGGCAGCGACAAACCGATCGACCAGTCGTTGATCGAGTTACTGGTCACCGTCTTTCGTGACCTTCGCAGCGGTCGCACCGACGAAGGCTGGCAAGTCAATCGGCCCAGCACCGTGATGAGCACCGCCGAAGCGGTTGCGGTGGCGACCGCCATCATGCGCGAAAGCGCCTTTTTCCCCTCCGGATTCGATCCCGTCTCGCGGATGCCGGGACACCTGTTGGGCGTGGTGATGAAAGACGACGAAAAGGACCGCGAGCGACTGCTGGGATACTGGGACGGCCCCGTCCGGCGGCGCGCCAAGAACGGGGCACCGTTGTGGGAAAAGCTGAGCGTGATGCGCGGCGTTCTCGATGACACGTTGTAA
- a CDS encoding FHA domain-containing protein produces the protein MTNDHNDGQSSPHELSHPHPEVKTVASAGHLSDGQSSRIAVIPQTLNESLPPHGKPSLDSPTGGRIGDRSTATAALEFRVIRPGAPVRRLRLTGNRYTFGSGEGCSIRLDDESLRPMHAVLLRDAHRILMRAYSVPLECNGNRVTESELRLGDIIRMGHYRFELLAVPETAASFPQASPRLTSSSRHPVTDARESFLRQRLTDLSQQWHARHAECEVRESRCDQRESELHGRETELWSRAESLQHRENHLLAQEAAVREIQATYAATQEELKSLRVRESEASEALKEKEAELLKKSELLRERQAELQRRQAEWQQREEQYAEHAAEAQRKLEQTQQQAQSASDAVGRMREEFSTLSEQLTELRERHSELQAREKHEQEEHERLRGELESARDQAIDAVAESEAKREATESELGRVSADLQSTREELARVREESQQCQQELSEKLRTTGQQLQATREEAEQSRRAAEEDQSYQEKRIGELEERLAKIQENREDSERATDEEIAELHRKQASADGARDEAEQARDQAETARQAAEAARIDAEAVADDLRRQITQLQESVTEATQEASQLRIDQEGANASIRQLELLVDQTQNNQHAQQDSWSQESDQLRQTIEDLSIQLAAANVELGQLQSANEALSHELAQASDGDQDAGQPAAIESEQFRILEQELESARQEIERLRETHAETVSRMESERQESESVLRQEIEQLRDEIASAQQAAQARIDEIVQDGDYQTADSPKGTTEQFVQSGDNRWRLESEQSVEQSSHLYDATEHGEAFTDESESEPGDWSQTLSHPDSDGDPEQSGSMMSAASSKDGGQEDDAQIDQSVSWHDEPPEQAIDDAIDDIEHNVEQAISDYDSPRSESPWPDSEDDPVADPATSADAELGTDPNIQRGTDLDPEQAADEMAAAEDVQQVAVEPDSESPLDWSAYMPGGEVGRSDEEVSTIGEVAQEDATDDVDSQDLAASRSEDHEPQGWATEGETASDDQHCEAEEYESTLQWNGPSEPAADQPLDTDEPLNLEEDAAERWHEDQHPVSEGLTADTSEPDADASDPEAEVSDPEAEVSDPEAEVSDPPAGSLAAMLIRDLAGDDDAPQEPLDQPVSAEQWADNQRADDQAGDEQSLVEQFDEELPHDQQGDDSAAASAEDVGEDGHQATFVMDSEIEFSGDDSGQEFEAWNFASPDHNEASATDVADHEQDDFVSDHADDDGVSADASEQDIVSQTALVAGNDTVVAADDAPEDDSIEAYMSRLLQRVQGDGSSKQASAPATPSVPVGEIDPKDSVAVDSDSVDLEQDEPSPPEPTIADSVPLVPRSQAPELSRNLSAMRELANQSARNAVARSIRLQARDTQMKAAFKLGLALGFATMGIAAFIFVTWSATIKFGLVGAFLVLAGVFGQEGYVLLRDARRRMALAEEQAAEEDEDDLADEDVAN, from the coding sequence GTGACGAACGACCACAACGACGGCCAATCGAGCCCTCACGAACTGTCCCATCCGCACCCCGAGGTCAAAACCGTGGCGTCGGCGGGACACCTGAGTGACGGCCAGTCCTCCCGGATCGCGGTCATTCCGCAGACGTTGAATGAGAGTTTGCCGCCGCATGGCAAACCATCGTTGGACAGCCCGACCGGTGGGCGAATCGGAGATCGGTCGACCGCGACCGCAGCGTTGGAATTCCGCGTGATCCGCCCCGGTGCCCCCGTCCGCAGACTGCGGCTGACCGGCAACCGCTACACGTTCGGCAGCGGCGAAGGGTGTTCGATCCGATTGGATGATGAATCGCTCCGCCCGATGCACGCGGTGCTGCTGCGCGACGCACACCGCATTCTGATGCGTGCCTATTCGGTGCCGCTGGAATGCAATGGAAATCGCGTCACCGAATCGGAACTGCGCCTGGGCGATATCATTCGCATGGGGCACTATCGGTTCGAGTTGCTGGCCGTACCGGAGACGGCTGCATCGTTTCCCCAGGCTTCACCGCGTTTGACATCCTCATCACGACACCCGGTGACCGACGCGCGAGAGTCGTTCCTCCGCCAACGGTTGACCGACCTGAGCCAGCAATGGCACGCGCGACACGCCGAGTGCGAAGTCCGCGAGAGCCGTTGCGATCAACGCGAATCGGAATTGCATGGCCGCGAGACGGAATTGTGGAGTCGCGCCGAATCCCTGCAACATCGCGAGAACCACCTGCTCGCCCAGGAAGCGGCGGTCCGTGAAATCCAAGCGACCTATGCGGCGACACAGGAAGAACTGAAATCGCTTCGTGTGCGGGAGAGCGAAGCCAGCGAGGCGCTCAAGGAAAAAGAGGCCGAGCTGCTAAAGAAAAGCGAACTGTTGCGCGAGCGCCAAGCGGAGCTCCAGCGCCGCCAGGCGGAATGGCAGCAGCGTGAAGAGCAATACGCCGAGCACGCCGCCGAAGCACAACGAAAGCTGGAGCAAACCCAGCAACAGGCGCAATCGGCCAGTGACGCCGTCGGTCGGATGCGAGAAGAGTTCTCCACGCTCAGCGAGCAGCTGACCGAACTCCGCGAACGGCACAGCGAACTGCAGGCTCGCGAAAAACACGAACAGGAAGAACACGAGCGGCTGCGTGGGGAATTGGAATCGGCTCGCGATCAGGCGATCGATGCCGTCGCAGAGAGCGAGGCGAAGCGGGAAGCGACCGAAAGTGAACTCGGGCGAGTCTCGGCTGACCTGCAATCGACGCGTGAAGAATTGGCCCGCGTCCGAGAAGAGAGCCAGCAGTGTCAACAAGAGCTCAGCGAAAAGCTCCGCACGACCGGCCAGCAGCTTCAAGCGACGCGCGAAGAAGCCGAGCAGTCGCGTCGCGCCGCCGAGGAAGACCAGTCCTATCAGGAAAAACGGATCGGGGAACTGGAGGAACGACTGGCCAAGATCCAAGAGAACCGCGAAGACAGCGAACGAGCGACGGACGAGGAAATTGCCGAGCTGCACCGCAAGCAGGCTTCGGCCGATGGAGCCCGCGATGAAGCGGAGCAGGCCCGCGATCAGGCCGAAACGGCTCGCCAAGCCGCCGAAGCCGCCCGCATCGATGCCGAAGCGGTTGCCGACGACCTCCGCCGTCAAATCACGCAACTGCAGGAGAGCGTCACCGAGGCCACCCAAGAAGCGTCGCAGCTGCGGATCGACCAAGAAGGGGCCAACGCTTCGATCCGGCAGTTGGAATTGTTGGTCGATCAGACGCAAAACAACCAACACGCCCAACAAGATTCCTGGTCGCAAGAATCCGATCAGCTGCGACAGACGATCGAGGATTTGTCGATCCAGCTGGCCGCCGCCAACGTCGAACTGGGCCAGTTGCAATCGGCCAACGAAGCACTCTCGCACGAATTGGCTCAAGCCTCTGACGGCGACCAGGATGCCGGCCAACCGGCGGCGATTGAATCCGAGCAGTTCCGAATCCTGGAACAGGAACTCGAGTCGGCGCGTCAGGAAATCGAACGGTTGCGCGAGACGCACGCCGAAACCGTTTCTCGAATGGAGTCCGAACGCCAGGAAAGCGAGTCGGTCCTGCGTCAAGAAATCGAACAGCTGCGTGATGAAATCGCGTCGGCACAGCAAGCCGCCCAAGCCCGCATCGATGAAATCGTTCAGGACGGCGATTACCAAACGGCCGACAGCCCCAAGGGGACGACGGAGCAATTCGTCCAATCGGGCGACAACCGTTGGCGTTTGGAATCCGAGCAGTCGGTCGAACAAAGCAGCCATCTGTACGACGCCACCGAGCACGGCGAAGCGTTCACCGACGAGTCCGAATCTGAACCCGGCGATTGGTCGCAAACCCTTTCGCACCCCGACAGCGACGGCGATCCAGAGCAGTCCGGTTCCATGATGTCGGCAGCATCGTCCAAAGACGGCGGGCAAGAAGACGACGCGCAAATCGACCAGAGCGTGTCCTGGCACGATGAGCCGCCGGAGCAGGCCATTGATGACGCGATCGACGATATCGAACACAATGTCGAGCAAGCCATTTCCGATTACGATTCACCGCGATCGGAATCCCCGTGGCCCGACTCCGAAGACGATCCGGTAGCCGACCCGGCCACATCCGCCGACGCGGAGCTGGGAACGGATCCGAACATCCAACGGGGCACCGATCTGGATCCAGAGCAAGCGGCCGACGAGATGGCTGCGGCGGAAGACGTGCAGCAAGTCGCAGTCGAGCCCGATTCGGAATCGCCACTGGATTGGTCCGCCTACATGCCCGGCGGCGAAGTCGGCAGGTCCGACGAAGAAGTCAGCACGATCGGCGAAGTGGCGCAGGAAGACGCGACCGACGACGTGGATTCTCAAGATCTCGCTGCGTCGCGATCGGAAGATCACGAGCCGCAAGGCTGGGCGACCGAGGGGGAAACCGCCAGCGACGATCAACACTGCGAGGCGGAAGAGTACGAGTCGACGCTTCAGTGGAACGGCCCGTCCGAACCAGCGGCCGATCAACCGTTGGACACCGACGAACCGCTGAATCTTGAAGAGGACGCGGCAGAAAGATGGCACGAAGATCAGCACCCCGTCTCCGAAGGCCTCACGGCCGACACGTCAGAACCGGATGCTGACGCCTCTGACCCGGAAGCTGAAGTGTCTGACCCGGAAGCTGAAGTGTCTGACCCGGAAGCTGAAGTGTCTGACCCGCCCGCGGGCAGTCTGGCGGCCATGCTGATTCGCGACCTCGCCGGCGACGACGACGCCCCACAGGAGCCACTCGACCAACCGGTTTCTGCTGAACAATGGGCCGATAACCAACGGGCCGATGACCAGGCCGGCGACGAACAATCGCTCGTCGAACAGTTCGATGAGGAGCTGCCCCATGACCAACAGGGCGACGACTCGGCCGCTGCGTCAGCCGAGGACGTGGGCGAAGATGGACATCAGGCGACCTTCGTGATGGACAGCGAAATCGAATTCTCCGGAGACGATTCCGGCCAGGAATTCGAGGCCTGGAATTTCGCGTCGCCGGACCACAACGAAGCGTCAGCAACCGACGTGGCCGACCACGAGCAAGACGACTTCGTCAGCGATCATGCTGATGACGATGGTGTGTCTGCCGATGCGTCCGAACAAGACATCGTTTCACAAACCGCTCTGGTGGCCGGAAACGACACCGTGGTCGCCGCCGACGACGCGCCCGAAGACGACTCGATCGAAGCTTACATGAGCCGGTTGTTGCAGCGCGTCCAGGGCGACGGATCGTCAAAACAAGCCTCGGCCCCCGCGACGCCAAGCGTACCGGTCGGCGAAATCGACCCGAAGGATTCGGTCGCCGTCGACAGCGACAGTGTCGACTTGGAACAGGACGAACCGTCACCGCCCGAACCGACGATCGCCGACTCGGTCCCGCTGGTGCCGCGATCCCAAGCACCCGAATTGTCGCGAAATCTGTCGGCGATGCGTGAACTGGCCAACCAATCGGCGCGCAACGCGGTCGCACGCAGCATCCGTCTCCAGGCCCGTGACACCCAAATGAAAGCCGCTTTCAAATTGGGACTGGCCCTCGGCTTTGCCACCATGGGGATCGCCGCGTTCATCTTCGTCACCTGGTCGGCGACTATCAAATTCGGTTTGGTGGGCGCGTTCCTGGTCCTCGCCGGCGTGTTCGGACAAGAGGGCTACGTGTTGCTTCGCGATGCCCGACGCCGGATGGCGCTGGCCGAAGAGCAAGCGGCCGAAGAGGACGAGGACGATCTGGCCGACGAAGACGTCGCAAATTAG
- a CDS encoding DUF5682 family protein: MNSATAPTADSTTDPTAACSELHDCADPLLIGVRHHSAMLARAMPTLLDRFAPDVILIELPSDLADWMPYIADPQTQAPVAISAVDPDGGMMFYPLADFSPEFTAIRWAHANGVPVRACDLSVSAKAKTAEQEPVRPIQRADHPVEQSTSVLSRLQRRVGAVDVGDLWQRLVESPGCDADPEIIRRAALTFGWAVRADDHEPSPRDLLREAAMRQAIRQSDGKTVAIVGAFHGPALLPRVVDAFEDRDQAALATIQSDASSVGVSLIPYSFEQLDERSGYPAGILDPVWHQQMVQSSSNAQMEDAAVQLATGVCRRLREFGHVAGTPDAAEALRMMRDLARLRGLAVAGRGEFVESLQTCLVQGDVMGRGRAVSAAAGDVLIGDRRGVVTPAAPRCGLAVSIDQLLRQLGLPGRDSAIKTKPRVARGRSQPPRSENEKELRLDVLRSPKDRTRAVVLRRMVAAGIPYAERVDTVAQGNRENLTERWRVEWQQTTAATIESVARFGVTLDQVTEEVIRRAGRRAGPDGNASPDADDEASPQRILQQLQMASECGLQTLTTQALRKLDQTFCQTAGISELIDAVTLMVRIAAAHLPGLPLDPDDAAPPIVPVYPWPDLMTSPDQLLRACLDRLEGLRGSSAIADVASLADLIHWFRGDLHALVRKDVSRQGDAEDHATTLVTWCKRTLRRGSDRMRGAAAGALCVLDRMDAATLGQLLIGWLDGAVDRDGRSRLRDGLSGAVQLLLSPMQNDPLWLDGFQSGLVSLSDAEFLSRLPALRGAFEPFSPADRQRLLDLRLQGLDQRGSSIDQASWDVGGEGDAMTLHVARLRQADLAAAAAIAGAFPGVDRFLHHTDQQVKGQPGAEVDPSDDPAGANVPNDSAANDINTSDRWRMIFGLPPESRARSATVAAKSLDQLFGTGRGEGSRGDLQSRRGSGGQEAPQPTTAQWAEDLEALFGGDVCQEVLGQAAAAGDANVVGHLDVESVTPSVDLLQQVLSLAGAMPESRMTQLRRLAKKITDDLARELAVRLQTALSGLSTPRPTRRRSRRLNLSRTIRANLANGRRRPDGRRTIVANQLIFNAPARRELDWHVTFVVDVSGSMSASVVYSALVAAIFEALPALSVRFLAFSTELIDLSDQVDDPLALLLEVDVGGGTDIGLGLRAARAGIKVPSRSIVVLVTDFEEGVSIPGMLAEVRALVDSGVRCIGLASLDDFGQARFHHGLATLMASAGMSVAAVSPEKLAQWVGDQIRGNAAGGSLDG; this comes from the coding sequence ATGAATTCTGCTACCGCCCCAACCGCTGATTCGACCACAGACCCAACCGCAGCGTGCAGCGAACTGCACGACTGCGCCGATCCCTTGCTGATCGGTGTCCGGCATCACAGCGCGATGCTCGCCCGCGCGATGCCGACACTGTTGGACCGGTTCGCGCCGGATGTGATCTTGATCGAGCTGCCTTCGGACCTTGCCGACTGGATGCCGTATATCGCGGACCCGCAAACACAAGCTCCGGTCGCAATTTCCGCGGTCGACCCCGACGGGGGCATGATGTTTTATCCGCTGGCCGATTTTTCTCCCGAGTTCACGGCGATCCGCTGGGCACATGCCAACGGTGTTCCCGTGCGTGCGTGTGACCTGTCGGTTTCTGCGAAAGCCAAGACGGCCGAGCAAGAACCGGTTCGGCCGATTCAACGGGCGGATCATCCGGTCGAGCAATCAACGAGCGTCTTGTCGCGATTGCAACGCCGGGTCGGCGCGGTGGATGTCGGCGACCTGTGGCAACGTTTGGTGGAATCGCCCGGTTGCGATGCAGATCCGGAGATCATCCGCCGCGCGGCGCTGACGTTCGGTTGGGCGGTTCGCGCGGATGATCATGAACCTTCGCCGCGCGATCTGCTTCGCGAAGCGGCCATGCGTCAAGCGATCCGGCAAAGCGATGGGAAAACGGTGGCGATCGTCGGCGCCTTCCATGGGCCGGCCTTGTTGCCGCGTGTGGTCGACGCGTTTGAAGATCGCGATCAAGCAGCGTTGGCGACGATTCAATCCGACGCGTCGTCGGTCGGTGTTTCGCTGATCCCTTATTCTTTCGAACAACTGGATGAACGCAGCGGCTATCCGGCCGGAATCTTGGATCCCGTCTGGCATCAACAGATGGTGCAATCGAGTTCCAATGCGCAGATGGAAGACGCCGCCGTTCAGCTTGCCACCGGCGTGTGCCGACGGCTGCGTGAATTTGGACACGTCGCCGGAACGCCCGATGCCGCCGAAGCGTTACGGATGATGCGTGATTTGGCGCGACTGCGCGGATTGGCCGTCGCCGGACGCGGCGAGTTTGTTGAATCGTTGCAAACCTGTTTGGTCCAAGGCGACGTGATGGGGCGTGGCCGCGCCGTCTCCGCGGCCGCCGGTGACGTGTTGATCGGAGACCGACGGGGCGTCGTCACGCCGGCGGCACCGCGTTGTGGTCTGGCCGTTTCGATCGATCAACTGCTGCGTCAGCTCGGATTGCCGGGACGCGATTCGGCGATCAAGACGAAGCCCCGTGTCGCGCGGGGGCGTTCTCAGCCGCCGCGATCGGAAAACGAAAAGGAGCTTCGGCTGGACGTGCTCCGCAGCCCCAAAGATCGCACCCGTGCGGTCGTGCTGCGGCGGATGGTTGCCGCGGGAATTCCTTATGCCGAGCGAGTCGACACGGTGGCACAGGGAAACCGCGAGAACTTGACCGAACGTTGGCGGGTCGAGTGGCAACAGACGACCGCTGCGACGATCGAAAGTGTCGCGCGATTCGGCGTCACGCTCGATCAGGTGACCGAAGAAGTCATTCGCCGGGCCGGCCGCCGTGCGGGCCCCGATGGAAACGCCAGCCCCGATGCTGACGACGAGGCCTCGCCGCAGCGGATCTTGCAGCAATTGCAGATGGCCAGCGAGTGTGGGCTGCAAACCCTGACCACCCAGGCCCTGCGCAAGCTGGACCAGACATTCTGTCAGACCGCCGGGATTTCGGAACTGATCGACGCCGTCACGTTGATGGTGCGGATCGCGGCAGCGCACTTACCGGGGCTGCCGCTGGATCCGGACGACGCCGCGCCGCCGATCGTTCCGGTGTATCCCTGGCCCGACCTGATGACGTCACCGGATCAATTGTTGCGGGCCTGCTTGGATCGACTGGAAGGTTTGCGTGGCAGTTCGGCGATCGCTGACGTCGCCTCCCTGGCGGATTTGATTCATTGGTTCAGGGGAGATCTGCACGCATTGGTTCGAAAGGATGTCTCGCGGCAGGGCGATGCGGAAGATCACGCAACAACCTTGGTGACGTGGTGCAAGCGAACGTTGCGGCGGGGCAGCGATCGGATGCGAGGTGCCGCCGCCGGTGCGTTGTGTGTGCTTGACCGAATGGACGCGGCAACGCTGGGGCAATTGTTGATCGGCTGGCTGGACGGCGCGGTTGATCGCGACGGAAGGAGTCGATTGCGAGACGGGCTGTCGGGCGCCGTTCAACTGTTGCTCTCGCCGATGCAGAACGATCCGCTGTGGCTGGATGGTTTTCAATCCGGATTGGTCAGCCTGTCGGACGCGGAGTTTTTGTCGCGTTTGCCAGCCTTACGCGGCGCCTTTGAACCGTTCTCGCCGGCCGACCGTCAGCGTCTGCTGGACCTGCGGTTGCAGGGACTCGATCAACGTGGATCGTCCATCGATCAAGCTTCCTGGGATGTCGGCGGCGAGGGTGACGCGATGACCCTGCACGTCGCCCGGCTGCGACAGGCCGATCTGGCCGCGGCTGCTGCCATCGCGGGTGCGTTTCCCGGCGTCGATCGCTTCCTGCATCACACCGACCAGCAGGTGAAGGGACAACCGGGTGCCGAGGTGGATCCTTCCGACGATCCGGCCGGCGCCAACGTGCCAAACGACTCGGCGGCGAACGACATCAACACGTCCGATCGTTGGCGAATGATTTTCGGACTACCGCCGGAAAGCCGAGCACGAAGTGCGACGGTCGCTGCCAAGTCGTTGGACCAGTTGTTCGGCACGGGGCGCGGCGAAGGTTCTCGCGGCGACCTGCAATCGCGACGTGGCAGCGGCGGCCAGGAGGCTCCACAGCCGACGACCGCTCAGTGGGCCGAGGATTTGGAGGCACTGTTCGGCGGTGACGTCTGTCAGGAAGTGCTCGGGCAGGCCGCCGCAGCGGGCGATGCCAACGTCGTCGGACACTTGGACGTCGAATCGGTCACGCCGTCGGTGGATCTGTTGCAGCAAGTCCTGTCGCTTGCCGGTGCGATGCCGGAATCGCGGATGACCCAACTTCGTCGGCTGGCTAAAAAGATCACCGACGACTTGGCGCGGGAGTTGGCCGTGAGGTTGCAAACGGCACTCAGCGGTCTGTCGACGCCGCGACCGACGCGACGGCGGTCGCGGCGATTGAACCTTTCGCGGACCATTCGAGCCAACTTGGCCAACGGCCGTCGCCGCCCCGATGGGCGCCGGACGATCGTTGCCAATCAATTGATCTTCAACGCCCCCGCGCGACGAGAATTGGATTGGCACGTGACGTTTGTCGTCGACGTTTCGGGGTCGATGTCCGCCTCGGTCGTCTACAGTGCCCTGGTCGCCGCGATCTTTGAGGCGTTGCCCGCCTTGTCGGTGCGGTTTCTCGCCTTCAGCACCGAGTTGATCGATTTGAGCGACCAGGTGGATGACCCGCTGGCGCTGTTGTTGGAAGTCGATGTCGGCGGCGGGACCGATATCGGGCTCGGGTTGCGTGCCGCCCGCGCGGGCATCAAGGTGCCGTCGCGTTCGATCGTCGTCTTGGTCACCGACTTTGAAGAAGGCGTTTCGATCCCCGGCATGTTGGCCGAAGTGCGGGCGCTGGTCGATTCGGGGGTACGTTGCATCGGATTGGCGTCGCTGGATGATTTCGGCCAGGCGCGGTTCCACCACGGACTGGCAACTCTGATGGCGTCGGCGGGAATGTCGGTCGCCGCGGTCAGTCCCGAAAAACTGGCGCAGTGGGTGGGGGATCAGATTCGTGGCAACGCCGCCGGAGGGTCGCTGGATGGATAA